One genomic segment of Panicum virgatum strain AP13 chromosome 2N, P.virgatum_v5, whole genome shotgun sequence includes these proteins:
- the LOC120662048 gene encoding uncharacterized protein LOC120662048: MELNNGDNQIWINPEGKQFCTAFKQLKKLSLHGIFVEFDLLWTIVLLEAAPTVAIFDIEIWEHPCIIDDEERRKVYGDRINPSWKMFEFKSCKEWVLREVQITGFSPMEQQMVFLRAVMERARKLQRIILNDYQTCDYCEKIGALPRSEILPAECVFPKGKYEQDLVVEQLIRDECSVKIIFGD, encoded by the exons atttgGATAAATCCAGAAGGAAAACAATTCTGCACTGCATTCAAACAACTAAAGAAGCTATCTCTACATGGTATTTTTGTTGAGTTTGACCTATTATGGACGATAGTTCTCCTGGAAGCTGCACCTACTGTTGCAATATTTGATATCGAG ATATGGGAACATCCATGCATAATTGATGATGAGGAAAGACGAAAGGTTTACGGTGACAGAATAAATCCTTCATGGAagatgtttgaattcaaaagttgtaagGAATGGGTATTGAGAGAGGTTCAGATTACTGGCTTTAGTCCAATGGAGCAACAAATGGTATTTTTAAGGGCTGTGATGGAGCGAGCTCGCAAATTACAAAGGATTATTCTGAATGATTACCAGACTTGTGATTACTGCGAGAAGATAGGCGCATTGCCTCGTTCTGAGATATTACCAGCAGAATGTGTGTTTCCGAAGGGCAAGTATGAGCAGGACTTAGTAGTTGAACAACTTATCAGAGATGAGTGCAGTGTTAAGATAATTTTTGGCGATTAA